CAAATGGCATCTCTTGATTAGGTAGACTTAAAATTCCTGTGGCAAAGGTTCGGCTTTCATTTACAATTGCTCCCCAGATTTTTCTTGCCTCCCAAGTACGGTCATAGGAACTGTTGTTCTTAAAGCCTAAAAAGAATGCTACCGCAATACCAATCACTGAAATTGGTTCCCAGGGAAGCGAAAATGGAATATTGGTTATTTCGTATAAAAAAATGATGACAAGAGAATAAAGAACACCGTAGATCAGTGAATACTTAGACCACCGAATAGTCATCCAAAAACTATAATACCGTTTGACGTACATATAAAGTATTTTTCTTTTAAACTACTGAAAAATGTTAAAAATCCATTAGCTAAACTGCTGGTATTGTGATAAAAATACTCTTTTTATCTATTTTTTCTTTACTTTTTTTGACAAGAATACTTGGATTTGAAAATTGTTTTGAAGTGCAAGAATTTATGTGAATTCGATGAACTAAAGTTTAGGAATTAGCGTCAATAAGGGAGAAACTTAATGTGTAAGTGGTCCTTTTTTAAACAACCCTATTACCCTCTTTGGAATGGATGACCTGTTGGCAGCAAGATCGCAAATGGCCCTCTCTCTTGGCTTTCATATTATTTTTGCCTGTATAGGAATGGTGATGCCATTTTTCATGGCTACTTCACATTACAAATATTTAAAAACCGGTGAAATTGTATATAAAGATCTGACAAAGGCTTGGAGTAGAGGAGTTGCGATTTTTTTTGTTACCGGAGCAGTTTCAGGAACTATGCTTTCTTTTGAATTGGGATTGCTTTGGCCCAAATTCATGTTACATGCAGGTCCGATTTTCGGTATGCCATTTTCCCTTGAGGGAACCGCCTTTTTTATTGAAGCCATTGCCTTAGGTTTTTACCTCTATGGCTGGGGCAAGTTTAAACCTTGGTTTCATTGGGCCACAGGGGTAGTGGTGGGAATCAGTGGTTTGGCCTCCGGAATCTTGGTTGTTGCAGCAAATGGCTGGATGAATAGCCCTACTGGTTTTGATTTTGTTAACGGTGAATACCTAAACATTGACCCGGTCAAAGCCTTATTTAATGAGGCTTGGTTTTCGCAGGCTTTACATATGACTTTGGCGGCATTTGCAGCTACCGGTTTTGCCGTGGCAGGAATTCATGCTTATCTATTATTGAAAGGGAAAAACGATGTTTTTCATAGAAAAGCTTTTTTGATTGCTATCTCTTTTGGAGCAGTAGCAGCTATTTTGCAGCCTCTATCTGGAGATATTTCAGCAAAGGATATAGCGGTGAGGCAGCCAGCAAAATTGGCTGCAATGGAAGCTCACTTCGAAACCAGTAAAGTAGCTCCTTTGATCATAGGAGGAATACCGGATGAAGAAAATGAAACGGTCAATTATGCAATCAAAATTCCCGGGGCTTTGAGTTTTTTTGCCCATGGAGATTTTGAGGCAGAAGTAATTGGATTGGATCAGTTCCCAAAGGAAAATCATCCTCCGGTCATGGTTACTCATTTTGCCTTTCAAATCATGGTTGGTTTAGGAATGATAATGATGGGGTTAAGTCTCTTGTTTTTCTTTTCGATTTGGAAAAGGAAATCTTGGCAAGGTTCGAGGTGGTTTCTCTGGCTTTTTGCTTTAGCGACTCCCTTGGGATTTATTGCTGTAGAAGCTGGATGGACAGTGACCGAAGTAGGGAGGCAGCCTTGGATAATCTATGAGATACTCAAAACCAAAGACGCTTTGAGTCCTATTCCGGGTATTGCTTATACCTTTTATCTGTTCACAGCGATCTACCTTTCTCTATCTTTGGTAGTGGGGTTTTTGTTAGTTAGACAGATTAGATCTGTGCCAAAGGCTTCCGAGAATATTTCAGGAATTTCAGAATCTCAATCCACAAACTCTTAATGTTTTGTCCATGATTTATGTGGTGATTATTTTTCTTGGTTTATCGATTTTACTCTATGTGTTGCTCGGAGGAGCAGACTTTGGTGCTGGTATTGTAGAGATTACAACCCAGTCAAAGATGAGAGATAGGATTCGGGCTACCACCTATAAAACCATAGGTCCCGTCTGGGAAGCGAATCACATGTGGTTAATCATTACGATTGTGATTCTTTTTGTAGGGTTTCCAAAGGTCTATACAATGTTATCAATCCATTTGCATATACCTCTGGTTTTAATGTTAATTGGGATTATTGGTAGAGGTACAGCATTTGTTTTTAGGCATTATGATGCCGTGAAAGATGATATGCAAAGGGTTTACAACCTGATATTCACCTATTCAAGTTTTGTGACTCCATTTTTCCTTGGTTTGATATTTGGTGCAGCAGTAAGTGGGAGAGTTAATCCAACTGCTGTTGATTACTATCAATCGTTTATTTACCCATGGTTCAACTTTTTTAGTGTCTCCGTTGGGATTTTTACCGTCATGATATGTGGTTTTTTGGCTGCAGTATATTTGGTAGGGGAAACTGAAGAAAATGAGGTGAAATCACTTTTCCTCAAGAAAGCAAGGTTGTTTTTGGTCTTGATGGTATTGGCTGGTGGATTAGTATTTTTGGCTGCAGAAGTTGATGAATTAGGGCTAGCTCATTTACTCTTACTCGAGCCAATTACGATGGGGATATTGTTTTTGGCCACAATTGCCTTAGTAGTACTTTGGTTACAACTGGGGAAAGGAAAAAGAAAAGTAAGCAGGTTCTTGAGCGGCTTTGTAGTTACCGCAATTTTATTGGCCTTCGGTTATCATTATTTCCCAAATATCATTTTAACCGAATCGGGTGAAAACCTTTCTGTATTCAATTCAGCGGCTTTAGGAAAA
Above is a window of Algoriphagus machipongonensis DNA encoding:
- a CDS encoding cytochrome d ubiquinol oxidase subunit II → MIYVVIIFLGLSILLYVLLGGADFGAGIVEITTQSKMRDRIRATTYKTIGPVWEANHMWLIITIVILFVGFPKVYTMLSIHLHIPLVLMLIGIIGRGTAFVFRHYDAVKDDMQRVYNLIFTYSSFVTPFFLGLIFGAAVSGRVNPTAVDYYQSFIYPWFNFFSVSVGIFTVMICGFLAAVYLVGETEENEVKSLFLKKARLFLVLMVLAGGLVFLAAEVDELGLAHLLLLEPITMGILFLATIALVVLWLQLGKGKRKVSRFLSGFVVTAILLAFGYHYFPNIILTESGENLSVFNSAALGKPIDSLAWALLIGSLLILPSLFYLLFSFQRPKVVD
- a CDS encoding cytochrome ubiquinol oxidase subunit I is translated as MDDLLAARSQMALSLGFHIIFACIGMVMPFFMATSHYKYLKTGEIVYKDLTKAWSRGVAIFFVTGAVSGTMLSFELGLLWPKFMLHAGPIFGMPFSLEGTAFFIEAIALGFYLYGWGKFKPWFHWATGVVVGISGLASGILVVAANGWMNSPTGFDFVNGEYLNIDPVKALFNEAWFSQALHMTLAAFAATGFAVAGIHAYLLLKGKNDVFHRKAFLIAISFGAVAAILQPLSGDISAKDIAVRQPAKLAAMEAHFETSKVAPLIIGGIPDEENETVNYAIKIPGALSFFAHGDFEAEVIGLDQFPKENHPPVMVTHFAFQIMVGLGMIMMGLSLLFFFSIWKRKSWQGSRWFLWLFALATPLGFIAVEAGWTVTEVGRQPWIIYEILKTKDALSPIPGIAYTFYLFTAIYLSLSLVVGFLLVRQIRSVPKASENISGISESQSTNS